A genomic region of Cotesia glomerata isolate CgM1 linkage group LG9, MPM_Cglom_v2.3, whole genome shotgun sequence contains the following coding sequences:
- the LOC123272226 gene encoding cytochrome b5-like, protein MSINYFSHEEVAKHNNSESVWIIIKSYVYDVTDYLNEHPGGADLIKECAGKDATSDFNNFGHSSDANNLMKLYKIGKIKVGIAYFIF, encoded by the exons ATGTCGATCAACTATTTTTCCCACGAAGAAGTTGCAAAGCATAATAACAGTGAGAGTGTAtggataattataaaaagttatgTTTATGACGTCACGGATTACTTGAATGAG CATCCCGGGGGTGCTGATTTGATCAAAGAATGCGCCGGCAAGGATGCAACaagtgattttaataatttcggACACTCTAGTGATGCCAACAATCTcatgaaattatataaaattggcAAAATTAAGGTCGGTATTgcttactttattttttaa